One genomic region from Rothia dentocariosa ATCC 17931 encodes:
- a CDS encoding putative immunity protein: protein METLQSAPDPKDLTLSIDERRELIVWAADCMYRILPIFEKQYPADPRLQQGLAAVAEFNRGALSVGTMRQHALLCHATARDCETPSAQAVARACGHAIAIAHMGAHARNIERYTRKVLSEKLLTKELEWQQAHIPYRFFSYVFAR, encoded by the coding sequence ATGGAGACTTTACAATCTGCCCCAGACCCGAAGGATTTGACGCTATCGATAGATGAGAGGCGTGAACTTATCGTCTGGGCGGCAGATTGTATGTATCGGATACTGCCTATTTTCGAGAAGCAGTATCCTGCTGATCCTCGGCTTCAGCAGGGGCTTGCTGCGGTCGCTGAGTTCAACCGCGGTGCATTATCTGTTGGAACTATGCGTCAGCACGCTTTGCTCTGCCATGCTACGGCTCGCGACTGTGAGACCCCGTCTGCGCAAGCCGTAGCTAGAGCCTGCGGACATGCGATTGCCATAGCCCATATGGGTGCCCATGCACGCAATATTGAACGATATACTCGCAAAGTGCTTTCAGAAAAGCTTTTGACCAAAGAGCTCGAATGGCAACAGGCACATATTCCTTATCGATTCTTCAGCTATGTTTTTGCGCGCTAA